The Populus alba chromosome 4, ASM523922v2, whole genome shotgun sequence genome contains a region encoding:
- the LOC118058761 gene encoding calcium-binding protein PBP1, whose translation MASRSGVVFEDFFPSMVDKLGAEGFMKELSNGFQLLVDEDKGLITFESLKRNSKLLGFQDMNDDEARCMLREGDLDGDGALNEMEFCTLMFRLSPGLMMDSRKWLVEAIVREV comes from the coding sequence ATGGCGTCGCGAAGTGGGGTTGTGTTTGAGGATTTCTTTCCTTCCATGGTGGATAAGTTGGGAGCTGAGGGGTTTATGAAGGAGTTGTCTAATGGATTTCAGTTGCTGGTGGATGAAGACAAGGGTTTGATCACCTTCGAGAGCTTGAAGAGGAATTCAAAATTGCTTGGATTCCAAGATATGAATGATGATGAAGCAAGGTGCATGCTGAGAGAAGGTGATCTAGATGGAGATGGAGCTTTGAATGAGATGGAGTTTTGTACCCTTATGTTTAGGTTGAGTCCTGGCTTGATGATGGATTCAAGAAAATGGCTGGTAGAGGCCATTGTTAGGGAGGTGTAg
- the LOC118058593 gene encoding G-type lectin S-receptor-like serine/threonine-protein kinase At1g11330 isoform X3 codes for MGLGRGKISLALLLLTSSFCVEIITAIDTITSTQFLRDPEAIVSNGSIYTLGFFSPVNSTDRYVGIWFNEVPVVTAIWVANRNKPLNDSSGILAISKDGNLVVLNGQQEILWSSNVSNFVSNSSAQLSDTGNLVLRDNNNEEIMWESFQHPSDTFFSNMKLSANKRTGEKILITSWKSATDPSIGSFSAGLNRLDIPEIFIWKDNYPYFRSGPWNRQVFIGVPYMNSAAVDGLNLVDDGEGTIDLTFSYANQSFLSSFVLTSQGQLEQTRWEHGMEDRIVLWSVPMFDCEFYARCGPFGSCNAQASPICSCLRGFEPNNPEEWYRGNWTSGCIRRKSLQCERVKSGSEAAGKNDVFLKLAYAYNSGIGCMSWIGDLIDVQEFPTGGADLYIRMAYSELDGNDRKKVIVIVSAVVGTITSAMICALLTWRFRSKHRARKEGGEKLPSDTNEKHPSFLDRDMTGDSMDHVKLQELPLFSLESLTAATDGFDLSNKLGQGGFGPVYKGKLSDGKEIAVKRLSRASGQGLKEFMNEVEVISKLQHRNLVRLLGCCVEGEEKLLVYEYMPNKSLDAFLYDPLRKQLLDWKKRFNIIEGICRGLLYLHRDSRLRIIHRDLKASNILLDPELKPKISDFGAARIFGGDEDQANTIRVVGTYGYISPEYAMEGRFSEKSDVYSFGVLLLEIVSGRRNTSFYGNEQALSLLGFAWKLWNEGNISALVDPAISDPSSQAEIFRCIHIGLLCVQEFPEDRPSASTVVSMLNSEISYLATPKQPPFAERKHHINEERLHQNEEKCSINYVTVTGVDAR; via the exons ATGGGACTTGGCAGAGGCAAAATTTCATTGGCTCTGCTTCTCTTAACATCTTCTTTTTGCGTAGAGATTATCACTGCTATAGATACCATCACATCAACCCAATTCCTGAGGGATCCAGAGGCTATAGTCTCTAATGGAAGTATATACACACTGGGATTTTTCAGCCCTGTTAATTCCACCGATCGATATGTAGGAATTTGGTTTAATGAAGTTCCTGTAGTGACAGCCATATGGGTAGCTAATAGAAACAAACCGCTAAATGACTCATCTGGGATTCTGGCCATATCCAAAGATGGCAATCTTGTTGTTCTGAATGGGCAGCAAGAGATTCTTTGGTCAAGTAATGTGTcgaattttgtttcaaattcaaGTGCACAGCTCTCCGACACCGGAAACCTTGTTTTGCGAGATAACAACAACGAAGAAATCATGTGGGAGAGCTTCCAACATCCTTCCGATACATTCTTTTCGAATATGAAATTAAGCGCCAATAAAAGAACAGGTGAGAAGATACTTATAACATCATGGAAAAGTGCTACTGATCCATCCATTGGAAGCTTCTCTGCGGGTCTTAATCGCCTAGACATACCTGAGATATTCATATGGAAGGATAATTATCCGTATTTTCGGAGTGGTCCGTGGAACCGTCAGGTCTTTATTGGAGTTCCTTATATGAATTCTGCTGCTGTTGATGGGCTCAATCTTGTAGATGATGGAGAAGGTACTATTGATCTTACTTTCTCTTATGCTAATCAGTCTTTTTTGTCGAGCTTTGTTTTGACTTCACAAGGACAACTAGAACAAACACGTTGGGAGCATGGCATGGAGGATCGGATTGTTCTATGGAGTGTTCCAATGTTTGATTGTGAATTTTACGCCAGATGTGGCCCTTTTGGAAGCTGTAATGCACAGGCATCGCCTATCTGCAGCTGTTTAAGAGGGTTTGAGCCAAACAATCCAGAGGAATGGTATAGAGGAAACTGGACTAGTGGTTGTATCAGGAGGAAATCATTGCAGTGTGAGAGAGTAAAGAGCGGGAGTGAAGCTGCAGGAAAAAATGATGTCTTTTTGAAGCTAG CGTATGCGTATAACTCTGGTATTGGTTGCATGTCATGGATTGGAGATCTAATTGATGTACAGGAGTTTCCCACAGGTGGTGCAGATCTTTACATTCGAATGGCGTATTCCGAATTAG ATGGAAACGATAGGAAAAAAGTGATTGTCATTGTAAGTGCCGTTGTAGGAACAATCACCAGTGCCATGATCTGTGCTCTTTTGACATGGAGGTTCAGGTCTAAACATAGAG CGAGGAAGGAAGGAGGAGAGAAGTTGCCTTCTGATACGAATGAAAAACATCCGTCATTTTTGGATAGAGACATGACTGGAGACAGCATGGACCATGTTAAACTGCAGGAGCTACCACTATTCAGTTTAGAGAGTCTGACAGCTGCAACAGACGGCTTTGATCTTTCAAATAAGCTTGGCCAGGGTGGTTTCGGTCCAGTGTACAAG GGAAAATTGTCAGATGGAAAGGAAATAGCAGTGAAAAGACTCTCAAGAGCATCTGGGCAAGGGCTCAAAGAATTTATGAATGAGGTTGAGGTGATTTCTAAACTGCAACATAGGAATCTTGTAAGACTTCTTGGTTGCTGtgttgaaggagaagaaaagctgTTGGTCTATGAGTACATGCCAAACAAAAGCTTGGATGCATTTCTCTATG ATCCTCTCAGAAAACAACTTCTGGATTGGAAAAAGCGCTTCAACATTATCGAAGGAATCTGCCGAGGTCTCCTTTATCTCCACAGGGATTCTAGACTAAGAATTATCCATCGAGATCTAAAGGCAAGCAACATTTTGTTGGACCCAGAACTTAAGCCAAAAATCTCAGATTTCGGAGCGGCCAGGATATTTGGAGGCGATGAAGATCAAGCCAATACCATAAGAGTTGTCGGAACCTA TGGCTATATATCCCCTGAATATGCAATGGAAGGTAGATTTTCTGAGAAATCAGATGTCTACAGCTTTGGAGTTTTGCTGTTAGAGATTGTAAGCGGGAGAAGAAACACTAGTTTCTACGGGAATGAGCAAGCTTTGAGTCTCTTAGGATTT GCATGGAAACTGTGGAACGAAGGCAACATTTCAGCTCTAGTAGATCCAGCAATATCCGATCCGAGCTCGCAGGCGGAAATATTTAGATGCATTCATATAGGCCTACTGTGTGTTCAAGAATTCCCAGAAGATAGGCCATCAGCTTCTACTGTCGTTTCAATGCTGAATAGTGAAATTTCTTATCTTGCAACCCCAAAGCAACCGCCATTTGCTGAAAGGAAACACCACATCAATGAAGAAAGACTCCATCAAAACGAAGAAAAGTGTTCCATCAATTACGTGACAGTCACAGGTGTTGATGCCAGATAA
- the LOC118058570 gene encoding G-type lectin S-receptor-like serine/threonine-protein kinase B120, translating to MISKSINPVLVFFLSVSYSLLFLAPFCHAANNTLTIGQSLKDGESLISVDENFELGFFSPGNSSLRYCGIRYYKIRDQAAIWVANREKPISGSNGVLRIAEDGNLLVTDGNGNQVWSSNASIVSNNTAAMLDTTGNLILSSNDSIGETDEAYWQSFNNPTDTYLPHMKVLISSAEIHAFTSWKSANDPSPGNFTMGVDPRGAPQIVIWERSRRRWRSGHWNGLIFSGVPYMTALTTYRYGFKVTRESDGKFYFTYNPSDNSELMRFQITWNGFEEQKRWNESTKTWQVMQSQPSEECENYNYCGNFGVCTSSGSPKCRCMEGFEPRHPDQWRLGNWSGGCGRRSPLQCQRNTSSGGEDGFKTLRGSKLPDFADVESISLDACREKCLNNCSCKAYAYVSQIQCMIWNGDLIDVQQFVEGGNTLYVRLADSELGRSRLPTYVIILIVLAGLAFLAISIWVLWMLKKRLKVLPAATSACTSSKCELPVYDLSKSKENSTDASGSADRFVEGSQVNGSDLPMFNFNCLAAATDKFSEENKLGEGGFGLVYKGKLPGGEEIAVKRLSKISGQGLQEFKNEIILIAKLQHRNLVRLLGCSIQGDEKMLIYEYMPNKSLDYFLFDPEKQALLDWSKRFAIIEGIARGLLYLHRDSRLRIIHRDLKASNILLDEEMNPKISDFGMARIFGGNQSEINTNRVVGTYGYMAPEYAMEGLFSVKSDVYSFGVLLLEIVSGRRNTSFRQTERMILIAYAWDLWNEGKAMDIVDPSIRDSCDEKEVLRCIQIGMLCVQDSALQRPSMASVVVMLESSTTSIPLPRQPTFTSVRASIDPEISLEVQEVASSSDFTVKVVAGR from the exons ATGATCAGCAAGAGCATAAACCcagttcttgtgttttttttgtcgGTCTCTTATTCCTTGTTGTTTCTAGCTCCCTTTTGCCACGCTGCCAATAATACACTCACAATAGGCCAATCACTAAAAGATGGTGAGTCCTTGATAtcagttgatgagaactttgaactGGGATTCTTTAGCCCTGGAAACTCTAGTTTAAGATATTGTGGTATAAGGTATTACAAGATTCGGGATCAGGCTGCCATCTGGGTGGCTAATAGAGAAAAACCAATCTCCGGTAGCAATGGAGTCTTGAGGATAGCTGAAGATGGGAATTTGTTGGTTACAGATGGAAATGGAAATCAAGTTTGGTCAAGTAATGCTTCAATAGTGTCTAATAACACAGCAGCGATGCTTGATACAACAGGTAATCTAATTCTCTCGAGCAATGATAGTATTGGTGAGACAGATGAAGCCTATTGGCAAAGCTTCAATAATCCAACCGATACCTATTTGCCACACATGAAAGTTCTTATAAGTTCTGCAGAGATTCATGCCTTCACTTCATGGAAATCTGCAAATGATCCTTCACCAGGAAACTTCACCATGGGAGTTGATCCTCGCGGAGCACCACAGATAGTGATTTGGGAGCGATCGAGGAGAAGGTGGAGAAGTGGGCACTGGAATGGACTAATATTCTCAGGTGTTCCGTACATGACAGCTTTAACCACTTACCGATATGGATTTAAGGTCACTCGTGAAAGCGatggaaaattttattttacatacaaTCCATCAGATAATTCTGAATTGATGAGGTTTCAGATAACATGGAATGGATTTGAAGAGCAGAAAAGGTGGAATGAAAGTACAAAGACGTGGCAAGTAATGCAATCACAGCCTTCTGAAGAATGTGAGAACTACAATTATTGTGGCAATTTTGGAGTCTGTACTTCATCAGGATCTCCCAAATGCAGATGTATGGAAGGGTTTGAGCCAAGGCATCCAGATCAGTGGAGACTAGGAAATTGGTCAGGCGGATGTGGAAGAAGGTCTCCTTTACAGTGCCAGAGGAACACTAGTAGTGGTGGAGAAGATGGGTTCAAAACATTAAGGGGCTCGAAGTTGCCTGATTTTGCAGATGTGGAGTCGATCTCCTTGGATGCTTGCAGAGAAAAGTGTCTTAATAACTGTTCATGTAAGGCATATGCGTACGTCAGTCAGATTCAATGCATGATATGGAATGGGGACTTGATTGATGTCCAGCAGTTTGTCGAAGGTGGGAACACTCTGTATGTACGTCTCGCAGATTCTGAATTAG GTCGCAGCAGGTTGCCTACGTATGTGATAATACTAATAGTTTTGGCTGGACTGGCCTTCCTAGCCATATCTATATGGGTTCTGTGGATGCTCAAAAAAAGACTCAAAG TTTTGCCAGCGGCTACCTCAGCTTGCACGTCGTCAAAATGTGAATTGCCAGTTTATGATCTGAGTAAAAGTAAAGAGAACTCAACCGATGCTTCTGGATCTGCTGACCGTTTTGTAGAAGGGAGCCAAGTAAATGGTTCAGATTTGCCAATGTTCAATTTCAACTGTTTAGCAGCTGCAACAGACAAATTTTCTGAAGAAAACAAGCTGGGGGAGGGAGGATTTGGCCTTGTCTACAAG GGAAAGCTTCCTGGAGGAGAGGAAATAGCTGTAAAGAGGCTTTCAAAGATCTCTGGCCAAGGTTTACAGGAGTTCAAGAATGAAATTATTCTGATTGCCAAATTGCAGCACAGAAATCTTGTTCGATTGTTAGGATGCAGCATTCAGGGTGATGAGAAGATGCTGATTTATGAATATATGCCAAATAAAAGCCTGGATTACTTCCTTTTTG ATCCCGAGAAGCAAGCGCTATTAGACTGGAGTAAACGTTTCGCAATTATTGAGGGGATTGCCAGAGGTCTTCTTTATCTCCATAGGGATTCAAGACTAAGAATCATTCATCGGGACCTAAAGGCTAGTAACATTTTGTTGGATGAAGAAATGAACCCAAAGATTTCCGACTTCGGCATGGCCAGAATATTTGGGGGAAACCAAAGTGAAATAAACACAAACCGAGTTGTTGGAACATA TGGTTATATGGCACCTGAATATGCAATGGAGGGCCTATTTTCAGTGAAGTCTGATGTTTATAGCTTTGGAGTACTACTCCTAGAGATTGTGAGTGGCCGGAGGAATACTAGCTTCCGTCAAACAGAACGCATGATCCTCATTGCTTAT GCATGGGACCTTTGGAATGAAGGTAAAGCAATGGACATAGTTGATCCTTCCATCCGAGATTCATGTGATGAAAAGGAAGTTCTGAGATGCATACAAATCGGAATGTTGTGTGTGCAAGATTCTGCACTTCAGAGACCAAGCATGGCATCAGTTGTGGTAATGCTGGAGAGCAGCACAACAAGCATTCCATTGCCTAGGCAACCCACTTTCACTTCTGTCAGAGCCTCTATAGACCCTGAAATCTCTCTGGAAGTGCAAGAAGTAGCATCGTCAAGCGACTTTACAGTGAAAGTGGTAGCAGGCAGATGA
- the LOC118058593 gene encoding G-type lectin S-receptor-like serine/threonine-protein kinase At1g11330 isoform X1, with translation MGLGRGKISLALLLLTSSFCVEIITAIDTITSTQFLRDPEAIVSNGSIYTLGFFSPVNSTDRYVGIWFNEVPVVTAIWVANRNKPLNDSSGILAISKDGNLVVLNGQQEILWSSNVSNFVSNSSAQLSDTGNLVLRDNNNEEIMWESFQHPSDTFFSNMKLSANKRTGEKILITSWKSATDPSIGSFSAGLNRLDIPEIFIWKDNYPYFRSGPWNRQVFIGVPYMNSAAVDGLNLVDDGEGTIDLTFSYANQSFLSSFVLTSQGQLEQTRWEHGMEDRIVLWSVPMFDCEFYARCGPFGSCNAQASPICSCLRGFEPNNPEEWYRGNWTSGCIRRKSLQCERVKSGSEAAGKNDVFLKLGKMKVPDLAQWSRLTEIECKDRCLTNCSCIAYAYNSGIGCMSWIGDLIDVQEFPTGGADLYIRMAYSELDGNDRKKVIVIVSAVVGTITSAMICALLTWRFRSKHRARKEGGEKLPSDTNEKHPSFLDRDMTGDSMDHVKLQELPLFSLESLTAATDGFDLSNKLGQGGFGPVYKGKLSDGKEIAVKRLSRASGQGLKEFMNEVEVISKLQHRNLVRLLGCCVEGEEKLLVYEYMPNKSLDAFLYDPLRKQLLDWKKRFNIIEGICRGLLYLHRDSRLRIIHRDLKASNILLDPELKPKISDFGAARIFGGDEDQANTIRVVGTYGYISPEYAMEGRFSEKSDVYSFGVLLLEIVSGRRNTSFYGNEQALSLLGFAWKLWNEGNISALVDPAISDPSSQAEIFRCIHIGLLCVQEFPEDRPSASTVVSMLNSEISYLATPKQPPFAERKHHINEERLHQNEEKCSINYVTVTGVDAR, from the exons ATGGGACTTGGCAGAGGCAAAATTTCATTGGCTCTGCTTCTCTTAACATCTTCTTTTTGCGTAGAGATTATCACTGCTATAGATACCATCACATCAACCCAATTCCTGAGGGATCCAGAGGCTATAGTCTCTAATGGAAGTATATACACACTGGGATTTTTCAGCCCTGTTAATTCCACCGATCGATATGTAGGAATTTGGTTTAATGAAGTTCCTGTAGTGACAGCCATATGGGTAGCTAATAGAAACAAACCGCTAAATGACTCATCTGGGATTCTGGCCATATCCAAAGATGGCAATCTTGTTGTTCTGAATGGGCAGCAAGAGATTCTTTGGTCAAGTAATGTGTcgaattttgtttcaaattcaaGTGCACAGCTCTCCGACACCGGAAACCTTGTTTTGCGAGATAACAACAACGAAGAAATCATGTGGGAGAGCTTCCAACATCCTTCCGATACATTCTTTTCGAATATGAAATTAAGCGCCAATAAAAGAACAGGTGAGAAGATACTTATAACATCATGGAAAAGTGCTACTGATCCATCCATTGGAAGCTTCTCTGCGGGTCTTAATCGCCTAGACATACCTGAGATATTCATATGGAAGGATAATTATCCGTATTTTCGGAGTGGTCCGTGGAACCGTCAGGTCTTTATTGGAGTTCCTTATATGAATTCTGCTGCTGTTGATGGGCTCAATCTTGTAGATGATGGAGAAGGTACTATTGATCTTACTTTCTCTTATGCTAATCAGTCTTTTTTGTCGAGCTTTGTTTTGACTTCACAAGGACAACTAGAACAAACACGTTGGGAGCATGGCATGGAGGATCGGATTGTTCTATGGAGTGTTCCAATGTTTGATTGTGAATTTTACGCCAGATGTGGCCCTTTTGGAAGCTGTAATGCACAGGCATCGCCTATCTGCAGCTGTTTAAGAGGGTTTGAGCCAAACAATCCAGAGGAATGGTATAGAGGAAACTGGACTAGTGGTTGTATCAGGAGGAAATCATTGCAGTGTGAGAGAGTAAAGAGCGGGAGTGAAGCTGCAGGAAAAAATGATGTCTTTTTGAAGCTAGGTAAAATGAAGGTGCCTGACTTAGCACAATGGTCTCGTTTGACTGAAATTGAATGCAAAGACAGGTGCTTGACAAATTGTTCTTGCATAGCGTATGCGTATAACTCTGGTATTGGTTGCATGTCATGGATTGGAGATCTAATTGATGTACAGGAGTTTCCCACAGGTGGTGCAGATCTTTACATTCGAATGGCGTATTCCGAATTAG ATGGAAACGATAGGAAAAAAGTGATTGTCATTGTAAGTGCCGTTGTAGGAACAATCACCAGTGCCATGATCTGTGCTCTTTTGACATGGAGGTTCAGGTCTAAACATAGAG CGAGGAAGGAAGGAGGAGAGAAGTTGCCTTCTGATACGAATGAAAAACATCCGTCATTTTTGGATAGAGACATGACTGGAGACAGCATGGACCATGTTAAACTGCAGGAGCTACCACTATTCAGTTTAGAGAGTCTGACAGCTGCAACAGACGGCTTTGATCTTTCAAATAAGCTTGGCCAGGGTGGTTTCGGTCCAGTGTACAAG GGAAAATTGTCAGATGGAAAGGAAATAGCAGTGAAAAGACTCTCAAGAGCATCTGGGCAAGGGCTCAAAGAATTTATGAATGAGGTTGAGGTGATTTCTAAACTGCAACATAGGAATCTTGTAAGACTTCTTGGTTGCTGtgttgaaggagaagaaaagctgTTGGTCTATGAGTACATGCCAAACAAAAGCTTGGATGCATTTCTCTATG ATCCTCTCAGAAAACAACTTCTGGATTGGAAAAAGCGCTTCAACATTATCGAAGGAATCTGCCGAGGTCTCCTTTATCTCCACAGGGATTCTAGACTAAGAATTATCCATCGAGATCTAAAGGCAAGCAACATTTTGTTGGACCCAGAACTTAAGCCAAAAATCTCAGATTTCGGAGCGGCCAGGATATTTGGAGGCGATGAAGATCAAGCCAATACCATAAGAGTTGTCGGAACCTA TGGCTATATATCCCCTGAATATGCAATGGAAGGTAGATTTTCTGAGAAATCAGATGTCTACAGCTTTGGAGTTTTGCTGTTAGAGATTGTAAGCGGGAGAAGAAACACTAGTTTCTACGGGAATGAGCAAGCTTTGAGTCTCTTAGGATTT GCATGGAAACTGTGGAACGAAGGCAACATTTCAGCTCTAGTAGATCCAGCAATATCCGATCCGAGCTCGCAGGCGGAAATATTTAGATGCATTCATATAGGCCTACTGTGTGTTCAAGAATTCCCAGAAGATAGGCCATCAGCTTCTACTGTCGTTTCAATGCTGAATAGTGAAATTTCTTATCTTGCAACCCCAAAGCAACCGCCATTTGCTGAAAGGAAACACCACATCAATGAAGAAAGACTCCATCAAAACGAAGAAAAGTGTTCCATCAATTACGTGACAGTCACAGGTGTTGATGCCAGATAA
- the LOC118058593 gene encoding G-type lectin S-receptor-like serine/threonine-protein kinase At1g11330 isoform X2, producing MGLGRGKISLALLLLTSSFCVEIITAIDTITSTQFLRDPEAIVSNGSIYTLGFFSPVNSTDRYVGIWFNEVPVVTAIWVANRNKPLNDSSGILAISKDGNLVVLNGQQEILWSSNVSNFVSNSSAQLSDTGNLVLRDNNNEEIMWESFQHPSDTFFSNMKLSANKRTGEKILITSWKSATDPSIGSFSAGLNRLDIPEIFIWKDNYPYFRSGPWNRQVFIGVPYMNSAAVDGLNLVDDGEEQTRWEHGMEDRIVLWSVPMFDCEFYARCGPFGSCNAQASPICSCLRGFEPNNPEEWYRGNWTSGCIRRKSLQCERVKSGSEAAGKNDVFLKLGKMKVPDLAQWSRLTEIECKDRCLTNCSCIAYAYNSGIGCMSWIGDLIDVQEFPTGGADLYIRMAYSELDGNDRKKVIVIVSAVVGTITSAMICALLTWRFRSKHRARKEGGEKLPSDTNEKHPSFLDRDMTGDSMDHVKLQELPLFSLESLTAATDGFDLSNKLGQGGFGPVYKGKLSDGKEIAVKRLSRASGQGLKEFMNEVEVISKLQHRNLVRLLGCCVEGEEKLLVYEYMPNKSLDAFLYDPLRKQLLDWKKRFNIIEGICRGLLYLHRDSRLRIIHRDLKASNILLDPELKPKISDFGAARIFGGDEDQANTIRVVGTYGYISPEYAMEGRFSEKSDVYSFGVLLLEIVSGRRNTSFYGNEQALSLLGFAWKLWNEGNISALVDPAISDPSSQAEIFRCIHIGLLCVQEFPEDRPSASTVVSMLNSEISYLATPKQPPFAERKHHINEERLHQNEEKCSINYVTVTGVDAR from the exons ATGGGACTTGGCAGAGGCAAAATTTCATTGGCTCTGCTTCTCTTAACATCTTCTTTTTGCGTAGAGATTATCACTGCTATAGATACCATCACATCAACCCAATTCCTGAGGGATCCAGAGGCTATAGTCTCTAATGGAAGTATATACACACTGGGATTTTTCAGCCCTGTTAATTCCACCGATCGATATGTAGGAATTTGGTTTAATGAAGTTCCTGTAGTGACAGCCATATGGGTAGCTAATAGAAACAAACCGCTAAATGACTCATCTGGGATTCTGGCCATATCCAAAGATGGCAATCTTGTTGTTCTGAATGGGCAGCAAGAGATTCTTTGGTCAAGTAATGTGTcgaattttgtttcaaattcaaGTGCACAGCTCTCCGACACCGGAAACCTTGTTTTGCGAGATAACAACAACGAAGAAATCATGTGGGAGAGCTTCCAACATCCTTCCGATACATTCTTTTCGAATATGAAATTAAGCGCCAATAAAAGAACAGGTGAGAAGATACTTATAACATCATGGAAAAGTGCTACTGATCCATCCATTGGAAGCTTCTCTGCGGGTCTTAATCGCCTAGACATACCTGAGATATTCATATGGAAGGATAATTATCCGTATTTTCGGAGTGGTCCGTGGAACCGTCAGGTCTTTATTGGAGTTCCTTATATGAATTCTGCTGCTGTTGATGGGCTCAATCTTGTAGATGATGGAGAAG AACAAACACGTTGGGAGCATGGCATGGAGGATCGGATTGTTCTATGGAGTGTTCCAATGTTTGATTGTGAATTTTACGCCAGATGTGGCCCTTTTGGAAGCTGTAATGCACAGGCATCGCCTATCTGCAGCTGTTTAAGAGGGTTTGAGCCAAACAATCCAGAGGAATGGTATAGAGGAAACTGGACTAGTGGTTGTATCAGGAGGAAATCATTGCAGTGTGAGAGAGTAAAGAGCGGGAGTGAAGCTGCAGGAAAAAATGATGTCTTTTTGAAGCTAGGTAAAATGAAGGTGCCTGACTTAGCACAATGGTCTCGTTTGACTGAAATTGAATGCAAAGACAGGTGCTTGACAAATTGTTCTTGCATAGCGTATGCGTATAACTCTGGTATTGGTTGCATGTCATGGATTGGAGATCTAATTGATGTACAGGAGTTTCCCACAGGTGGTGCAGATCTTTACATTCGAATGGCGTATTCCGAATTAG ATGGAAACGATAGGAAAAAAGTGATTGTCATTGTAAGTGCCGTTGTAGGAACAATCACCAGTGCCATGATCTGTGCTCTTTTGACATGGAGGTTCAGGTCTAAACATAGAG CGAGGAAGGAAGGAGGAGAGAAGTTGCCTTCTGATACGAATGAAAAACATCCGTCATTTTTGGATAGAGACATGACTGGAGACAGCATGGACCATGTTAAACTGCAGGAGCTACCACTATTCAGTTTAGAGAGTCTGACAGCTGCAACAGACGGCTTTGATCTTTCAAATAAGCTTGGCCAGGGTGGTTTCGGTCCAGTGTACAAG GGAAAATTGTCAGATGGAAAGGAAATAGCAGTGAAAAGACTCTCAAGAGCATCTGGGCAAGGGCTCAAAGAATTTATGAATGAGGTTGAGGTGATTTCTAAACTGCAACATAGGAATCTTGTAAGACTTCTTGGTTGCTGtgttgaaggagaagaaaagctgTTGGTCTATGAGTACATGCCAAACAAAAGCTTGGATGCATTTCTCTATG ATCCTCTCAGAAAACAACTTCTGGATTGGAAAAAGCGCTTCAACATTATCGAAGGAATCTGCCGAGGTCTCCTTTATCTCCACAGGGATTCTAGACTAAGAATTATCCATCGAGATCTAAAGGCAAGCAACATTTTGTTGGACCCAGAACTTAAGCCAAAAATCTCAGATTTCGGAGCGGCCAGGATATTTGGAGGCGATGAAGATCAAGCCAATACCATAAGAGTTGTCGGAACCTA TGGCTATATATCCCCTGAATATGCAATGGAAGGTAGATTTTCTGAGAAATCAGATGTCTACAGCTTTGGAGTTTTGCTGTTAGAGATTGTAAGCGGGAGAAGAAACACTAGTTTCTACGGGAATGAGCAAGCTTTGAGTCTCTTAGGATTT GCATGGAAACTGTGGAACGAAGGCAACATTTCAGCTCTAGTAGATCCAGCAATATCCGATCCGAGCTCGCAGGCGGAAATATTTAGATGCATTCATATAGGCCTACTGTGTGTTCAAGAATTCCCAGAAGATAGGCCATCAGCTTCTACTGTCGTTTCAATGCTGAATAGTGAAATTTCTTATCTTGCAACCCCAAAGCAACCGCCATTTGCTGAAAGGAAACACCACATCAATGAAGAAAGACTCCATCAAAACGAAGAAAAGTGTTCCATCAATTACGTGACAGTCACAGGTGTTGATGCCAGATAA